The Aestuariibaculum lutulentum genome segment GGTGATTTCATAAATGTTTTTGCCTTGTAATTGTTTACGCATTTCGGCTTCATCCAGTCTGGATAAAAATCCGCCGTAAGCATTATCAGGCGTGTCGGTCATGGTAATCACTTCTGGTCCGTTTGAAAAATCTTTTGGGTTTTCAGCAGTGCTTTCCCCTTCAATTTTCACGGATTTCTTTTTCTGCTGATCTTCAATGTTCAGGTTTTCTTCGTAAACTTTATACCACTTTACATTGCTTAATTCCATGTCAACATGATCCACAGTGAAAAACCAGCCTCTAAAAAACCAATCTAAATCGGTAGCTGTAGCATCTTCAAGTGTTCTGAATAAATCGCCTGGATTTGGGTGTTTGTATTTCCAGCGATTAGCATATTCTTTAAATGCCTGGTCGAATAATTCTTTGCCAATAATTGATTCGCGAAGCATTTGTAATCCTACCGTTGGTTTTTGGTAAAAGTTGTTTCCAAATTGGGTTAATAATTCGTTATCTGAAGTGGTCATGATTGGGCGTAAAATATTTTTATCGCCACTCATAAACGGCACAATGCTTTTTGGTGTGGTATAACTGAATTGAGGATAGCGTTCTTCAATAGTACGCTGGTGGATAAACGTGTTTAAACCTTCGTCCATCCACATCCATTTACGCTCATCTGAACTTATAATCATCGGGAACCAGTTATGTCCCACTTCGTGGACAATGGTACCAATCATTCCTTTTTTAGCGCCGTCACTCATTTTGCCATCTTTTGGGCGACCACCATTAAAGCTAATCATTGGGAATTCCATACCAATATTAGAAGTGTTCACCGAAATAGCTACTGGATATGGGTAGTCGAAAGTGGCTTCAGAATACACTTCCAAAGCATTTTTTATCGCTTTTGTAGATTCTTCTTCCCACACCGGAAGACCTTCTTCAGGAAAGTAAGACATCGCCATTACTGTATTGGTTGGTAATTTTACAGCCTGAGCATCCCAGATAAATTTCCTAGAAGAAGCGAAAGAAAAATCTCTTACGTTTTCAGCATGGAATTTCCATGTTTTCGTTTTTGAGCTTTTTGTTTTTTTATTAGCGGCAGCTTCTTCCTGAGTGATGATTAAAACAGGTTTGTCGAACGATTTTTTGGCATCATCAAAGCGTTTTCTTTGTGTTTTTGTTAATACATTTTCACTATTTTGAAGTTCTCCAGTTGCTGCAACCACATGATCTTCAGGAACGGTAATTTCAACATCGTAATCACCAAACTCCAAAGCGAATTCACCTAAGCGTCTAAATTGTTGATTTTGCCAGCCTTCGGTATCGTTATAAACCGCCATTCTTGGAAACCAGTGCGCAATTAAATAAATGGTATTGTCATCTTCCGGGAAATATTCATAACCTTCACGACTTAACATAAACATGCTTCTGTCGGTAATCGGGTAAGACCAGCCTAAAGAAAAACTTAAGTTTTCACCCGATTTTAAAGGTGTGTTTAAAAGAACCTTCATCATGGTGTTATTCACCAAGGCTTTAATTGTGTTTCCAGAAGTATCTTTTATGTATTTAATGGAATAACCTGCCGGGAAGTCAATAGCTCTGGTAAGGAATTGCATTTGTCGGCTGTTCATACCATCGGAAACACCACCTAAGGCATCACCAAAATCAGGGTTTTCTTTTTTGTTGACGTTTTGTTCCAGTTGAAGCCATAAATAGGTTAGGTCGTCTGGTGAATTGTTGTAATACGTAATGGTTTCTTCTCCAGTTAAAACATTTGTTTTTTCATCTATTGAAGCTTTGATTTTGTAATCGGCTCGTTGTTGCCAGTATTCACGTCCGGGAGCGCCACTAGCGGTACGGTAAGAGTTTGGTGGTGCAATCATATTATCGATTGGCTCAAATTTGCCTTGCCATGGTTTGGTTTGTGCCTGTGCAGAAAAAATGGCACAGACGGGCAATAGAAGTAAGTAATGTAAACGCATAAATATTTAAAGTTAGTCACAATAGAAGGACAAGATAATAAATAGTTTGAGTCGAGTTGTTAAAACAGGCCGAGAATTGCATTATACTTGGAATAAGTGGGTTTTTCCCGTAAAATTATACAGATAAAATTTGATTTGGAATTTAAAGAAAATGAGTTCAAACGTTTAACCTTAAATTATGATTATAAATCCTAAGCTTTTGTTGTTAAATGCATAAGTGTTCAGTACATTTGCACGACCAAATACGAATATAATGAGCAACGAACAAGTAACATTTGATGTTTTAATAGAAATCCCAAAGGGTAGTAGAAATAAATACGAGTACGATTTTACATTACACAAAATCCGTTTTGATCGCATGTTGTTTTCATCGATGATGTATCCGGGTGATTACGGTTTTATTCCTGAAACCTTAGCACTAGATCAAGACCCTTTAGATATTTTAGTTTTAGGGCATCAGCCAACTTTCCCAATGATAGTTATGGAGGTAAGACCAATTGGTGTTTTCTATATGACTGATGAGAAAGGTCCGGATGAAAAAGTTATTTGTGTTCCTGTATCAGATCCAATCTGGAGTAAAAAGATGGATATTAGCGATATTAACCCACACCGTTTAAAAGAAATCGAGCATTTCTTCCAGGTATATAAAGACTTAGAGAAGAAAAAAGTAGATACAGGTGGATGGGGTAATGCAGACGATGCGGTTAGAATTTACCAGGAGTGTGTGAAGCGTTATGAAGAAAGCGACCACAAGAAAAAAAGAACCTTTACAATCTAAATTCACAGATTAATAAAATATTGTAAAATGAATGAGCCATCTTTAACAAAAGGTGGCTTTTTTTATCACTTATATTTTCCTATTTTTAGCAGTATTAAAAAAATATATTAACATAAAACCAATAAACTAATATGGAATTAATAGTGAACTTTTTACCGCTTTTCGGAGTGTTGGCATTAGCATTTGTATTTATTAAAAGTGCCTGGGTGTCCAAGCAGGATCAGGGCAATGAAAAAATGATTAAAATTGCTAAAAATATAGCCGATGGGGCTATGTCGTTCCTTAAAGCCGAATATAAAATTTTATCAATATTTGTTATTGCCGTAGCCGTTTTATTGTATTTTAAAGGAAGTGCCGAAGCAGGCTCTAACGGTATGGTTGCAGTATCATTTATTGTGGGCGCTATTTGTTCTGCGTTAGCAGGTTTTATAGGAATGAAAGTAGCTACTAAAGCCAAT includes the following:
- a CDS encoding inorganic diphosphatase, with product MSNEQVTFDVLIEIPKGSRNKYEYDFTLHKIRFDRMLFSSMMYPGDYGFIPETLALDQDPLDILVLGHQPTFPMIVMEVRPIGVFYMTDEKGPDEKVICVPVSDPIWSKKMDISDINPHRLKEIEHFFQVYKDLEKKKVDTGGWGNADDAVRIYQECVKRYEESDHKKKRTFTI
- a CDS encoding M1 family metallopeptidase; this translates as MRLHYLLLLPVCAIFSAQAQTKPWQGKFEPIDNMIAPPNSYRTASGAPGREYWQQRADYKIKASIDEKTNVLTGEETITYYNNSPDDLTYLWLQLEQNVNKKENPDFGDALGGVSDGMNSRQMQFLTRAIDFPAGYSIKYIKDTSGNTIKALVNNTMMKVLLNTPLKSGENLSFSLGWSYPITDRSMFMLSREGYEYFPEDDNTIYLIAHWFPRMAVYNDTEGWQNQQFRRLGEFALEFGDYDVEITVPEDHVVAATGELQNSENVLTKTQRKRFDDAKKSFDKPVLIITQEEAAANKKTKSSKTKTWKFHAENVRDFSFASSRKFIWDAQAVKLPTNTVMAMSYFPEEGLPVWEEESTKAIKNALEVYSEATFDYPYPVAISVNTSNIGMEFPMISFNGGRPKDGKMSDGAKKGMIGTIVHEVGHNWFPMIISSDERKWMWMDEGLNTFIHQRTIEERYPQFSYTTPKSIVPFMSGDKNILRPIMTTSDNELLTQFGNNFYQKPTVGLQMLRESIIGKELFDQAFKEYANRWKYKHPNPGDLFRTLEDATATDLDWFFRGWFFTVDHVDMELSNVKWYKVYEENLNIEDQQKKKSVKIEGESTAENPKDFSNGPEVITMTDTPDNAYGGFLSRLDEAEMRKQLQGKNIYEITIKNVGGLIMPVTIEWVYTDGSKETDKLPADIWRLNEYEVTKTFLKDKEVSTVNLDPNFEFADTDMNNNSFPKTETPSDFDSFKEKKTQK